One region of Rhodanobacteraceae bacterium genomic DNA includes:
- a CDS encoding S9 family peptidase, translating to MNPLPQGWGVHGLAGGLLLLCLAQQSVLGAGVEDTRNSADNAVELAEAIAIERARPAAPILDRAAFIREPALQQVLQSPDGLQIAWLQRGAERASVWVMDTDGAPARALQTQGDTTRLYWSRDSRWVFAQSPTRLLALSAAGSEGSTLIATLKPGNKQQVYGADPGHPAAMLLIEETQLADTGQAPAHQVWRVDRQGERTLLLEDPRPLVDLAFNPEGRLSYFKRVDGDAFAILHLDGTGSRREVARCSDLRRCTLVSADADESLWLIGNLDTNLASLQRIDPDGRTQTLHHDPRGEADLRELTLDPASFKPLIAHYGSTLLHSHALDTTTKAWLQPIIQAFPDARLQISMGTDPGAPALIGVSSSQSALTRWFLRWPTDPAVHVVLDDLRQASLSVPESAAARKIPVQWPASDGLQLHGFVSVPPGSETANLPLVVKVHGGPWTLTDPDYSASTQFLVNRGYAVFEPNFRGSTGLGRHYLLAAKGDFGHGRVQQDIVEGTRWLLANGIGDRQRVAIIGASFGGYAALLGVTHEPELFKLAIAAVPPSDFAWTLRWAVEFQVLELESTVPFEQTLRALDLDVNDAPAMARLSAGSPLSQADRLSRPVVLFAGGQDQRVAIRSVTHYAARLLELGKDVDLYIERRAGHEPDGAVPREAWLYLLEHSLQRELGGKAPEAPGTAIAEYLQRHQRIARGRLLP from the coding sequence ATGAATCCGCTCCCACAGGGGTGGGGGGTGCATGGCCTGGCGGGCGGACTGCTGTTGCTGTGCCTGGCCCAACAATCGGTTCTTGGCGCCGGGGTCGAGGACACGCGAAATTCAGCCGACAACGCGGTCGAACTGGCCGAGGCCATTGCCATCGAGCGTGCTCGCCCGGCGGCGCCAATCCTGGATCGGGCAGCCTTCATTCGTGAGCCCGCGCTCCAGCAGGTACTGCAATCGCCCGATGGTTTGCAGATTGCCTGGCTGCAACGCGGCGCAGAGCGCGCCAGCGTCTGGGTGATGGACACCGATGGCGCACCCGCGCGGGCGCTGCAAACGCAAGGAGATACCACCCGCCTGTATTGGTCCAGAGACAGTCGCTGGGTGTTCGCGCAATCGCCGACACGGCTGTTGGCCCTGTCTGCAGCGGGATCCGAGGGCTCTACCCTGATCGCCACCCTGAAGCCGGGCAACAAGCAGCAGGTCTACGGCGCCGATCCCGGACACCCTGCAGCCATGTTGCTGATCGAAGAGACGCAGCTAGCCGACACGGGCCAAGCCCCGGCACATCAGGTCTGGCGGGTGGATCGGCAGGGCGAACGCACGCTGTTGCTGGAGGACCCTCGGCCGCTGGTGGATCTGGCCTTCAATCCGGAAGGCAGGCTGAGCTACTTCAAGCGCGTCGACGGCGACGCCTTCGCCATCCTGCATCTGGATGGCACGGGAAGCCGACGGGAAGTTGCCCGCTGCAGCGACCTGCGGCGATGTACGCTGGTCAGTGCGGATGCCGACGAGTCGCTCTGGTTGATCGGAAACCTCGACACCAATCTGGCCTCGCTGCAGCGCATCGATCCGGATGGCCGCACCCAGACGCTGCACCACGATCCGCGCGGCGAGGCCGATCTGCGCGAACTCACGCTGGATCCGGCCAGTTTCAAACCGCTGATCGCCCACTACGGCAGTACGCTGCTGCACAGCCACGCGCTGGATACCACCACGAAGGCCTGGTTGCAGCCGATCATCCAGGCCTTCCCCGACGCCCGTCTGCAAATCTCGATGGGCACGGACCCCGGCGCTCCCGCATTGATCGGTGTCAGCAGCAGTCAATCCGCGCTGACCCGCTGGTTTCTGCGCTGGCCCACCGATCCTGCCGTCCACGTCGTTCTGGATGATCTTCGGCAAGCCAGCCTGAGCGTGCCGGAGTCCGCTGCGGCGCGCAAGATTCCGGTCCAATGGCCGGCGAGTGACGGCCTGCAGTTGCACGGATTTGTCTCGGTGCCACCGGGCAGCGAGACAGCGAACCTGCCGCTGGTGGTGAAGGTGCACGGCGGGCCGTGGACCTTGACCGATCCCGATTACTCGGCCAGCACCCAGTTTCTGGTCAATCGCGGTTACGCCGTGTTCGAGCCCAATTTTCGCGGTTCCACGGGCCTCGGTCGTCACTATCTGCTGGCCGCCAAGGGCGATTTCGGCCATGGCCGGGTGCAGCAGGACATCGTCGAGGGCACGCGCTGGCTACTGGCGAACGGCATCGGCGACCGGCAACGGGTCGCGATCATCGGCGCCTCCTTTGGCGGCTATGCGGCACTGCTCGGCGTCACCCATGAACCCGAGTTGTTCAAGCTGGCCATCGCCGCCGTGCCGCCCAGCGATTTCGCCTGGACGCTGCGCTGGGCGGTGGAGTTTCAGGTGCTGGAACTGGAATCGACCGTGCCCTTTGAACAGACCTTGCGAGCTCTGGATCTGGACGTGAACGATGCACCAGCGATGGCGAGGCTCAGCGCTGGATCACCCCTGTCCCAGGCGGACAGACTGTCGCGACCGGTGGTCCTTTTTGCCGGCGGCCAGGACCAGCGCGTGGCCATCCGCAGCGTCACCCACTACGCGGCGCGTCTGCTGGAACTGGGCAAGGATGTGGACCTCTACATCGAAAGGCGCGCCGGCCACGAACCCGACGGTGCCGTGCCTCGCGAAGCCTGGCTGTATCTGCTGGAGCATTCGCTGCAACGGGAATTGGGCGGCAAGGCACCAGAAGCTCCAGGCACCGCCATCGCCGAATATCTGCAGCGCCATCAGCGTATCGCCCGCGGGCGCCTGCTGCCATAG
- a CDS encoding response regulator transcription factor, whose protein sequence is MRVLLIEDDAQISDYIAKGLREQGMVVDQESDGRQGWLMASTEPYQLLIVDRMLPGMDGLAIVKALRAMESKIPVLILSALSQVDDRVKGLRAGGDDYLCKPFAFSELHARVEALIRRGQTAGETSTRMQVADLEMDLVAHSVRRGGRAIALQPREFQLLQYLMTHAHQLVSRTMLLESVWGYHFDPQTNVIDVHISRLRQKIDREHELPLIRTVRGAGYTLSDRELPA, encoded by the coding sequence ATGCGCGTGCTGCTGATCGAAGACGACGCCCAGATTTCCGACTACATCGCCAAGGGCCTGCGCGAGCAGGGCATGGTGGTGGACCAGGAGAGCGATGGTCGCCAGGGCTGGTTGATGGCCTCCACCGAACCCTATCAGCTGCTGATCGTGGATCGCATGCTGCCGGGCATGGACGGACTGGCCATCGTCAAGGCACTGCGCGCCATGGAATCGAAGATTCCGGTGCTGATCCTGAGCGCGCTTTCGCAGGTGGACGACCGCGTCAAGGGTCTGCGCGCTGGCGGCGATGACTACCTGTGCAAGCCCTTTGCCTTCTCTGAACTGCATGCCCGCGTCGAAGCCCTGATCCGTCGTGGCCAGACCGCCGGCGAGACCAGCACGCGCATGCAGGTCGCCGATCTGGAAATGGATCTGGTGGCGCACTCGGTGCGTCGCGGCGGCCGGGCCATCGCCCTGCAGCCGCGCGAGTTCCAGCTGCTGCAATACCTGATGACCCATGCCCACCAGCTGGTATCGCGCACCATGCTGCTGGAGAGTGTCTGGGGCTATCACTTCGACCCGCAGACCAATGTCATCGATGTGCACATCAGCCGATTGCGCCAGAAGATCGACCGCGAACACGAGCTGCCGTTGATCCGCACCGTGCGCGGCGCCGGCTACACGCTCAGCGATCGGGAGTTGCCGGCGTGA
- a CDS encoding HAMP domain-containing protein: protein MSVRQALATTAARAALFHVALFCSVAAIAIGLVYVQTMTVTDRETHAALNEQVLGLNEVFADGGSGALVDAINERTRLAIDPEALYALWNGQGQLLAGNVAIPFPGVTAAPTLISFNLELPSGEQHTASALISRLADDSTLLVGRDVEGRLRSRGAVLWTASLSLLLVAAVVVGSAWWAGRRLLKRVDAVASTTARIAAGEMQQRLTVSLADDEFDRLSGAVNAMLERIEDLTGGLRTVIDSIAHDLRIPLMHARQALESAAESANADSQQDLQTVGRELETLQQVINALLHIAQAESGAAREQWQALSLADLARDAVELFEPVAEECGLTLSFFEDDPAQVLGHPQLLAQALVNLIDNAIKFSPTGSRISVRTERTVDLVRVMVSDQGPGIPEGERMRVQQRFVRLVGADVVPGSGLGLSLVAAIARLHRGRFLLEDAHPGLRAVLELARGGDAISRHP from the coding sequence GTGAGCGTGCGCCAGGCGCTGGCCACCACTGCGGCCCGGGCCGCCTTGTTTCACGTCGCCCTGTTCTGCTCGGTCGCGGCCATCGCCATCGGTCTGGTGTACGTGCAGACGATGACGGTCACCGACCGCGAAACGCATGCGGCGCTGAACGAACAGGTACTGGGCTTGAACGAGGTCTTTGCCGATGGCGGCTCCGGCGCGCTCGTCGATGCCATCAACGAACGCACCCGGCTGGCGATAGATCCGGAAGCACTGTACGCGCTGTGGAACGGGCAAGGGCAATTGCTGGCTGGCAATGTCGCCATCCCCTTTCCGGGCGTCACCGCGGCACCGACACTGATCAGTTTCAATCTGGAACTGCCCAGCGGGGAACAACACACCGCCAGCGCCCTGATCAGCCGACTCGCGGATGATTCGACGCTGCTGGTGGGGCGCGATGTCGAGGGACGCTTGCGCAGCCGCGGCGCCGTGCTCTGGACCGCCAGCCTGAGCCTGCTGCTGGTGGCCGCCGTGGTGGTCGGCAGCGCCTGGTGGGCCGGTCGGCGATTGCTGAAACGGGTCGATGCCGTGGCCTCGACCACCGCGCGCATCGCCGCTGGCGAGATGCAGCAGCGATTGACAGTCAGTCTGGCCGATGACGAATTCGACCGACTTTCCGGCGCCGTCAACGCGATGCTGGAGCGCATCGAGGATCTGACCGGCGGATTGCGCACCGTGATCGACTCCATCGCACACGATCTGCGTATCCCGCTGATGCACGCGCGCCAGGCACTGGAATCGGCGGCAGAAAGCGCGAATGCCGATTCGCAGCAGGATCTGCAGACCGTCGGGCGCGAACTGGAAACCCTGCAACAGGTGATCAACGCCCTGCTGCACATTGCCCAGGCCGAATCCGGCGCAGCGCGCGAGCAATGGCAGGCACTGTCGCTGGCCGATCTGGCGCGCGATGCCGTCGAATTGTTCGAGCCGGTGGCCGAGGAATGCGGCCTGACCCTGAGCTTTTTCGAAGACGACCCCGCGCAAGTGCTGGGACATCCGCAACTGCTGGCCCAGGCCCTGGTCAATCTGATCGACAACGCCATCAAGTTCTCACCCACCGGCAGTCGCATCAGCGTGCGCACCGAGCGCACCGTTGATCTGGTGCGGGTGATGGTCAGCGATCAGGGGCCGGGCATCCCCGAGGGCGAGCGCATGCGCGTACAGCAGCGCTTCGTGCGCCTGGTCGGCGCCGACGTTGTGCCTGGATCGGGGTTGGGCTTGAGTCTGGTCGCCGCCATCGCCCGCTTGCACCGCGGCAGATTCCTGCTGGAAGACGCCCATCCGGGCCTGCGGGCAGTGCTGGAGCTCGCGCGCGGGGGCGATGCGATATCCCGCCATCCTTGA
- a CDS encoding alpha/beta fold hydrolase translates to MTTSAPAADTPENSSSSNPLPLGDWSGSIQYGQSQVPIVLHLQLAAGGLSGTLDYPRHHQFGLPIRELHYYDTHLRFSTRSFGDFRGLWTEDRQRIEGGFGEGESQHPLTLQPGSNCYPSARRPQTPQAPYPYRNEELTVEHPAAPSTLAGTLSLPDSGTIRAVILLITGSGAMDRDQTVFEHKPFWVLADFLSRAGYAVLRLDDRGVGASTGDRSALTMDDELADMSIALDHLRGRADLASLPLGLIGHSMGALTAMRLAARRTDLAFIISLAGPAQPLGPVFAERECQALSATGINPDVIDRHRAFTLALYAHLQNLAFDEPITAAQIELLAQHTGAQRTATVQRQADWIARFNLPWFRSALAQDPADFLTRIQCPFLALGGSQDTQVPSQSSLGVMNALLAQRQHPDFQTIELKALNHLFQTCITGGVEEYAAIEETFAPAAMNQIRDWLDQRTPTAMAADHPWANSRDYP, encoded by the coding sequence ATGACGACTTCAGCTCCGGCTGCAGATACACCCGAGAACTCCTCAAGCTCCAACCCCTTGCCACTGGGTGACTGGAGCGGAAGCATCCAGTACGGACAGAGTCAGGTGCCGATCGTGCTGCATCTGCAGCTCGCCGCCGGCGGCCTGAGCGGCACGTTGGACTATCCGCGCCATCACCAATTCGGATTGCCCATCCGCGAGTTGCACTACTACGACACTCACCTGCGTTTCTCCACACGATCCTTCGGCGACTTCCGCGGACTTTGGACCGAGGATCGCCAGCGTATCGAGGGCGGTTTCGGTGAGGGCGAATCGCAACACCCGCTGACGCTGCAGCCCGGCAGCAATTGCTACCCAAGCGCGCGCCGCCCCCAGACGCCGCAAGCGCCCTACCCTTATCGGAACGAAGAGCTGACCGTCGAGCATCCGGCGGCGCCAAGCACCTTGGCCGGCACCCTGTCCTTGCCAGACTCTGGCACGATCCGCGCCGTGATCCTGCTGATCACCGGCAGCGGCGCCATGGACCGCGATCAGACCGTGTTCGAGCACAAGCCCTTCTGGGTGTTGGCCGATTTTCTCAGCCGCGCCGGCTACGCTGTGCTGCGCCTTGACGATCGCGGCGTCGGCGCTTCCACTGGCGATCGTTCCGCGCTGACCATGGACGATGAATTGGCCGATATGTCCATTGCACTGGACCATCTGCGCGGTCGCGCAGATCTGGCCAGCCTGCCCCTGGGCCTGATCGGCCACAGCATGGGCGCGCTCACCGCCATGCGCCTGGCCGCCAGGAGAACAGATCTGGCTTTCATCATCTCCTTGGCCGGCCCGGCCCAGCCACTGGGCCCGGTCTTTGCGGAGCGTGAATGCCAGGCGCTGAGCGCCACAGGTATCAACCCGGACGTCATCGACCGGCACCGTGCCTTCACGCTGGCACTGTACGCGCATCTGCAGAACCTGGCGTTCGACGAGCCCATTACCGCGGCGCAGATCGAGTTGCTGGCCCAGCATACCGGCGCGCAGCGCACCGCCACCGTTCAGCGGCAGGCGGACTGGATTGCCCGCTTCAACCTGCCGTGGTTCAGATCAGCGCTTGCGCAGGATCCTGCCGATTTCCTGACCCGCATTCAGTGCCCCTTCCTGGCTCTCGGCGGCAGCCAAGACACCCAGGTACCCAGCCAAAGCAGCCTGGGCGTGATGAACGCGCTGCTGGCGCAGCGCCAGCATCCAGACTTCCAGACCATCGAGCTGAAAGCCTTGAACCACCTGTTCCAGACCTGCATTACCGGAGGCGTCGAGGAATACGCCGCCATCGAAGAGACCTTCGCCCCGGCGGCGATGAATCAGATCCGCGACTGGCTGGACCAGCGCACCCCAACAGCCATGGCTGCGGATCACCCGTGGGCAAACTCTCGAGATTACCCATGA
- a CDS encoding LuxR family transcriptional regulator, translating into MKGIFLILLAAVCFHGRGFAETPQNSPLFGRWAVDTARLPMPPEARPQRVTISFAQEESGRLMTQVEVIDPTGTALLAEGLTPLDGTPTPVKSNFEADISATTMPTPDVLIMQLAKNGEPASTRIYAVAADGQSMIETVAYFGPDGQPVSRKNYFSRIP; encoded by the coding sequence ATGAAGGGGATCTTCCTGATTCTTCTGGCTGCCGTTTGTTTCCACGGCAGGGGCTTCGCCGAGACACCCCAGAATTCACCCTTGTTCGGCAGGTGGGCGGTGGATACGGCGCGATTGCCGATGCCACCCGAGGCCAGGCCCCAGCGCGTGACGATCAGCTTTGCGCAGGAGGAATCGGGGCGCCTGATGACCCAGGTGGAAGTCATTGATCCCACGGGCACGGCGCTGTTGGCAGAGGGTCTCACCCCGCTGGATGGGACACCCACGCCGGTCAAGTCGAATTTCGAGGCGGACATATCCGCCACCACCATGCCCACGCCAGATGTGCTGATCATGCAACTGGCCAAGAACGGCGAACCGGCCTCAACGCGCATCTATGCGGTGGCTGCGGATGGTCAGTCGATGATCGAGACCGTGGCTTACTTCGGCCCGGACGGTCAGCCGGTCTCGCGCAAGAACTATTTCTCGCGCATTCCCTAG
- the prpF gene encoding 2-methylaconitate cis-trans isomerase PrpF, giving the protein MSAPAQIRIPATYMRGGTSKGVFFRLEDLPPAAQVPGPARDALLLRVIGSPDPYGKHTDGMGGATSSTSKCVIISRSSEPDHDIDYLYGQVSIDQPFVDWSGNCGNLSSAAGPFAIAAGLVDPSRIPDNGVAVLRIWQANIGKTIIAHVPISNGQVQETGDFELDGVTFPAAEIVLEFMDPADDDDGGALFPSGHLIDTLEVPGVGSFQATMITAGIPTIFLRAADLGLKGTELQNDINSDAALLARLETIRAHGALKMGLIKDLAEAQTRQHTPKLAFVAPPAEYLASSGKTIAAADTDVLVRALSMGKLHHAMMATCAVAIAVAASVPGTLVNLAAGGGERQAVRFGHPSGTLRVGAQATQVNGQWAVTKAVMSRSARILMEGWVRVPGQ; this is encoded by the coding sequence ATGTCAGCTCCTGCCCAGATTCGCATCCCCGCCACATACATGCGCGGCGGTACCAGCAAGGGGGTGTTCTTCCGCCTCGAAGACCTCCCGCCCGCGGCCCAGGTGCCGGGGCCTGCGCGGGATGCGCTGTTGCTGCGCGTGATCGGCAGCCCGGATCCTTATGGCAAGCACACCGATGGCATGGGCGGCGCTACCTCCAGTACCAGCAAGTGCGTGATCATCAGCCGCTCATCGGAACCCGATCACGACATTGACTACCTTTACGGTCAGGTCTCCATCGATCAGCCCTTTGTCGATTGGTCCGGCAATTGCGGCAATCTGAGTTCGGCCGCCGGGCCCTTTGCCATTGCTGCAGGTCTGGTGGATCCGTCGCGCATTCCCGACAACGGCGTCGCCGTACTGCGCATCTGGCAGGCCAATATCGGCAAGACCATCATCGCCCATGTGCCGATCAGCAATGGTCAGGTGCAGGAAACCGGCGATTTCGAACTGGACGGCGTGACCTTTCCGGCCGCCGAGATCGTGTTGGAGTTCATGGATCCGGCCGATGATGACGATGGCGGCGCGCTGTTTCCCAGCGGACATCTGATCGATACGCTGGAGGTGCCCGGCGTGGGCAGTTTTCAGGCCACGATGATCACCGCCGGTATCCCGACCATCTTCCTGCGCGCTGCCGATCTGGGCCTGAAAGGCACCGAGCTGCAGAATGACATCAACAGCGATGCTGCCTTGCTGGCGCGCCTGGAAACCATCCGTGCACACGGCGCCTTGAAGATGGGGCTGATCAAGGATCTGGCCGAAGCGCAGACCCGCCAGCACACACCGAAGCTTGCCTTCGTGGCGCCGCCGGCTGAATACCTGGCTTCCAGCGGCAAGACCATCGCCGCGGCCGATACCGATGTGCTGGTGCGGGCGCTGTCAATGGGCAAGCTGCACCACGCCATGATGGCGACCTGCGCGGTGGCGATCGCCGTTGCCGCCTCGGTGCCGGGCACACTGGTCAATCTGGCTGCCGGTGGTGGCGAGCGCCAGGCCGTGCGCTTCGGGCATCCCTCCGGTACCCTGCGCGTGGGTGCGCAGGCCACCCAGGTCAACGGGCAATGGGCCGTGACCAAGGCCGTGATGAGCCGCAGCGCACGTATCCTCATGGAAGGCTGGGTACGCGTACCAGGCCAATAG
- the acnD gene encoding Fe/S-dependent 2-methylisocitrate dehydratase AcnD, producing MNHAYRQNLAGTELKYFDARAAVDAIKPGAYASLPYTSRVLAENLVRRCDPSLLNDALTQLIENRRDMDFPWFPARVILQDILGATALVDMAGLRDAIAENGGDPTQINPVVPSQLVVDHSLAVEHAGFDPEAFAKNRAIEERRNADRFHFIQWAKQAFSNVEVVPQGNGILHQINLERMSPVVQVSEGFAFPDTLVGTDSHTPMIDALGVIGVGVGGLEAESVMLGRAVWMRLPEIVGVELLGRPGPGITATDVVLALTEFLRREKVVGTYIEFFGEGLKHLTLGDRATISNMTPEFGASAALFPIDERTIDYLKLTDREHTVVETYARAAGLWADELAQAQYPRRLSFDLSSVARTIAGPANPHQKILTSTLSERGLAKENQSRPGQMPDGAVIIAAITSCTNTSNPRNMIAAGLIARNAARRGLTRKPWVKSSLAPGSKVVELYLREAGLLDDLEKLGFGVVAFACTSCNGMSGALDPVIEKEVLERKLYTTAVLSGNRNFEGRIHPHAREAYLASPPLVVAYAIAGSIRVDIERDALGIDDQGEPIMLKDIWPDDAEIDALVAAHVKPSQFDAVYRPMFAASALRGPKAQPRYDWRPMSTYIRRPPYWDADFQMERTMKGMRPLAVLGDNITTDHLSPSNAILPTSAAGEYLTKMGLTQEDFNSYATHRGDHLTAQRATFANPRLKNEMVRDAEGKVREGSLARLEPEGEVMRMWEVIQTYLTRKQPLIIIGGADYGQGSSRDWAAKGVRLAGVEAIVAESFERIHRTNLVGMGVLPLQFQPGTTRLTLGLDGTETYDVSGERTPGATLTLSVHRRSGETVDVPVICRLDTAEEVSIYEAGGVLQRFAQDFLASAA from the coding sequence ATGAACCACGCCTATCGCCAGAATCTTGCCGGAACCGAGCTTAAGTACTTCGATGCCCGCGCTGCGGTGGATGCCATCAAGCCTGGTGCCTATGCCAGCCTGCCGTACACCAGTCGCGTTCTGGCCGAAAATCTGGTGCGCCGTTGTGATCCATCCCTGCTCAACGATGCCCTGACGCAGTTGATCGAGAACCGCCGCGACATGGATTTTCCCTGGTTCCCGGCCCGCGTGATCCTGCAGGACATTCTCGGCGCCACCGCCTTGGTCGACATGGCCGGATTGCGCGATGCGATCGCCGAAAACGGCGGTGATCCCACCCAGATCAATCCGGTGGTGCCCTCGCAGCTGGTGGTCGACCACTCGCTCGCCGTCGAACATGCCGGCTTCGATCCCGAGGCTTTTGCCAAGAATCGAGCCATCGAAGAGCGCCGCAACGCCGACCGCTTCCACTTCATCCAGTGGGCCAAGCAGGCCTTCAGCAATGTCGAGGTGGTGCCGCAGGGCAATGGCATCCTGCACCAGATCAATCTGGAGCGGATGTCGCCGGTGGTGCAGGTCAGCGAGGGCTTCGCATTCCCCGACACTCTGGTCGGCACCGACAGCCACACACCGATGATCGACGCGCTGGGCGTGATTGGCGTCGGTGTCGGCGGTCTGGAGGCCGAGAGCGTGATGCTCGGTCGTGCCGTGTGGATGCGCCTGCCGGAAATCGTCGGCGTGGAACTGCTCGGTCGTCCGGGTCCGGGTATCACCGCAACCGACGTGGTCCTGGCCCTGACCGAGTTCCTGCGTCGCGAGAAAGTGGTCGGCACCTACATCGAGTTCTTCGGTGAGGGCCTGAAGCATCTGACACTGGGCGATCGCGCCACGATCTCCAACATGACCCCGGAATTCGGTGCCAGCGCGGCGCTGTTCCCGATCGACGAGCGCACCATCGACTACCTCAAGCTCACCGATCGCGAACACACGGTGGTCGAGACCTATGCCAGGGCTGCCGGCCTGTGGGCCGATGAGCTGGCCCAGGCACAATACCCGCGACGCTTGAGCTTTGACCTGTCCAGCGTTGCCCGCACCATCGCCGGCCCGGCCAATCCACATCAGAAGATCCTGACTTCGACCCTGAGCGAGCGGGGTCTGGCCAAGGAAAACCAGAGCCGGCCGGGGCAGATGCCCGATGGCGCGGTGATCATTGCCGCGATCACCAGCTGCACCAACACCTCCAATCCGCGCAACATGATCGCGGCGGGTCTGATCGCCCGGAACGCCGCCAGACGCGGCCTGACGCGCAAACCCTGGGTCAAGTCCTCACTGGCGCCGGGCTCCAAGGTGGTCGAACTGTACCTGCGCGAAGCAGGGCTGCTCGACGATCTGGAGAAGCTTGGCTTCGGCGTGGTCGCCTTTGCCTGCACCTCCTGCAACGGCATGTCGGGTGCGCTCGATCCGGTGATCGAGAAGGAAGTGCTGGAGCGCAAGCTCTACACCACGGCCGTGCTCAGCGGCAATCGCAATTTCGAAGGGCGCATCCACCCGCATGCGCGCGAGGCCTATCTGGCCTCGCCGCCGCTGGTGGTCGCCTATGCCATCGCCGGCAGCATCCGCGTCGACATCGAACGCGACGCCCTGGGCATCGATGATCAGGGTGAGCCGATCATGCTCAAGGACATCTGGCCGGACGATGCCGAGATCGATGCGCTGGTGGCGGCGCACGTCAAACCCTCGCAGTTCGACGCTGTCTACCGGCCCATGTTCGCCGCCAGCGCACTGCGCGGGCCCAAGGCCCAGCCGCGTTATGACTGGCGCCCGATGAGCACCTACATTCGCCGCCCGCCCTATTGGGACGCCGATTTCCAGATGGAACGCACCATGAAGGGCATGCGCCCGCTGGCTGTGCTCGGTGACAACATCACGACCGACCATCTGTCGCCTTCGAACGCCATCCTGCCCACCAGTGCCGCCGGCGAATACCTGACCAAGATGGGTCTGACCCAGGAAGACTTCAATTCCTACGCCACTCACCGCGGTGATCACCTGACTGCCCAGCGCGCCACTTTTGCCAATCCGCGGCTGAAGAACGAGATGGTGCGCGATGCGGAAGGCAAGGTCCGCGAAGGCTCGCTGGCACGGCTGGAGCCGGAGGGCGAGGTCATGCGCATGTGGGAGGTGATCCAGACCTACCTGACGCGCAAGCAGCCGCTGATCATCATCGGCGGCGCCGACTATGGTCAGGGCTCCTCCCGCGACTGGGCCGCCAAGGGCGTGCGCCTGGCCGGGGTCGAGGCCATCGTGGCCGAGAGTTTCGAGCGCATCCACCGTACCAACCTGGTCGGCATGGGCGTGCTGCCGCTGCAGTTCCAGCCCGGTACCACGCGCCTGACTCTGGGCCTGGACGGTACCGAGACCTATGACGTCAGCGGCGAACGCACGCCAGGCGCCACGCTGACGCTGAGCGTCCATCGTCGCAGCGGCGAGACCGTCGATGTGCCGGTGATCTGCCGCCTCGACACCGCCGAGGAAGTCTCGATCTACGAAGCCGGCGGCGTACTGCAGCGCTTCGCCCAGGATTTCCTGGCCAGCGCCGCCTGA